The Dyella caseinilytica genome has a window encoding:
- a CDS encoding EF-hand domain-containing protein, whose product MRMRLAAMLLWLPFAVLAQSTASGLFQAMDTNGDGRVSEAEYVTYMSQGFYRLDRNHDGVLEPDELPGGHGKPITLQEWQDNLRREFHKLDRHHHGYLTEQELMQPPQ is encoded by the coding sequence ATGCGAATGCGCCTCGCCGCCATGCTGCTGTGGCTTCCCTTCGCCGTGCTTGCACAGAGCACGGCGTCCGGATTGTTCCAGGCCATGGACACCAATGGCGATGGACGTGTGAGCGAAGCAGAATATGTGACGTACATGAGCCAGGGGTTTTATCGCCTGGATCGCAACCATGACGGCGTACTGGAGCCGGACGAACTTCCCGGCGGGCATGGCAAACCGATCACGCTGCAGGAATGGCAGGACAATCTGCGAAGGGAGTTCCACAAGCTGGATCGGCATCATCACGGTTACCTGACAGAACAGGAATTGATGCAGCCGCCGCAATGA
- a CDS encoding DUF1993 domain-containing protein, whose translation MSMSMYQVAIPVFVRALQNLHHVLKLGEAHAKAKNVEDSVVLHTRLIPDMLPLVKQVQIATDMAKNGTARLAGVDPLKFEDNETSFDELYNRIERAIDYIKSFKPEQIDGSETRTVTIKTRNGDQSFEGHAYLLHFVIPNLFFHCTTAYNILRESGAHIGKQDFIGKS comes from the coding sequence ATGAGCATGTCCATGTACCAAGTCGCCATTCCCGTATTCGTGCGCGCGCTGCAGAACCTGCACCACGTGCTCAAGCTGGGTGAAGCGCATGCCAAAGCCAAGAACGTGGAAGATTCGGTCGTGCTGCATACCCGCCTGATCCCCGACATGCTGCCGCTGGTCAAGCAGGTACAGATCGCCACCGATATGGCCAAAAACGGCACCGCGCGCCTCGCCGGCGTCGATCCGCTGAAATTCGAGGACAACGAAACCTCGTTCGACGAGCTCTACAACCGTATCGAGCGCGCGATCGATTACATCAAGAGCTTCAAGCCGGAACAGATCGACGGCAGCGAAACCCGCACGGTAACGATCAAAACGCGCAATGGCGATCAGAGTTTCGAAGGCCATGCGTACCTGCTGCACTTCGTCATCCCCAATCTATTCTTCCACTGCACCACCGCGTACAACATCCTGCGCGAGTCGGGCGCGCACATCGGCAAGCAGGATTTCATCGGTAAATCCTGA
- the rmuC gene encoding DNA recombination protein RmuC: MPLLDILLALTVILLALQVLTLLRGRGDAGLHTRLDALKDDNRHLREALAQEQRAGRGELSQALQQFRSLVQEQLDTVATQQQERISLFGQRLDLLTERTDNGMQALAQRLTEDARRGREELAATLTRFGEQQQQRLAELTADNEKRLGEVRATLETRLGAMQQDNAAKLEQMRATVDEKLQSTLETRLGHSFKLVSERLEAVQRGLGEMQSLASGVGDLKRVLSNVKTRGILGEMQLAALLEQMLTPEQYASNVATVPGSDDRVEFAVRLPGSDRDHHVWLPIDAKFPSEDYERLLDAQQQADMEAVERAALSLERHIRDEAKTIRAKYIAPPATTDFAILFLPTEGLYAEIIRRPGLFESLQREQRVIIAGPTTLSALLNSLQMGFRTLAIQQRSSEVWQLLGAVKNEFGKFGDVLRMVRKKLDEAGKHIDATTVRTRAIERKLRDVESLPGEQTQQLLGDALASEEETPEE; this comes from the coding sequence ATGCCCCTGCTCGATATCCTGCTGGCCCTGACCGTCATTCTGCTGGCGCTCCAGGTACTCACCCTGCTGCGCGGGCGCGGCGATGCCGGCTTGCACACACGGCTCGACGCGCTCAAAGACGACAACCGCCACCTGCGTGAAGCCCTGGCCCAGGAGCAGCGTGCCGGACGCGGCGAATTGAGCCAGGCCCTGCAGCAATTTCGCAGCCTGGTGCAGGAGCAACTCGACACCGTGGCGACGCAGCAGCAGGAGCGTATCAGCCTGTTTGGCCAGCGCCTGGATCTGTTGACCGAGCGCACCGACAACGGCATGCAGGCGCTCGCCCAACGTCTGACCGAGGATGCCCGTCGCGGCCGCGAGGAACTCGCCGCAACGCTGACACGATTCGGCGAACAGCAGCAGCAACGGCTGGCCGAGCTGACTGCCGACAACGAAAAGCGGCTCGGTGAAGTGCGCGCCACACTGGAAACCAGACTCGGCGCGATGCAGCAGGACAACGCCGCGAAGCTGGAACAGATGCGCGCCACCGTGGACGAGAAACTCCAATCCACTTTGGAAACGCGGCTGGGCCACTCCTTCAAGCTGGTTTCGGAGCGACTGGAAGCGGTGCAGCGCGGACTGGGTGAAATGCAATCGTTGGCCAGCGGTGTCGGCGACCTCAAGCGTGTGCTGAGCAACGTAAAGACGCGCGGCATTCTCGGCGAAATGCAGCTGGCTGCATTGCTGGAACAGATGCTGACACCCGAGCAATACGCCTCCAATGTGGCCACCGTGCCCGGTTCCGACGATCGCGTGGAATTCGCCGTCCGCCTGCCGGGCAGCGATCGCGACCATCACGTCTGGCTGCCAATCGACGCCAAATTCCCGAGCGAAGACTACGAACGCCTGCTCGATGCGCAACAGCAAGCCGACATGGAAGCCGTCGAACGCGCAGCGCTTTCACTTGAGCGCCATATCCGCGATGAAGCCAAGACCATCCGCGCCAAATACATCGCGCCGCCGGCCACCACCGATTTCGCGATCCTGTTCCTGCCCACCGAAGGGCTGTACGCCGAAATCATCCGCCGCCCCGGCCTGTTTGAAAGCCTGCAGCGCGAGCAGCGCGTGATCATCGCGGGCCCAACAACCCTCTCCGCCCTGCTCAACAGCCTGCAAATGGGCTTTCGCACGCTCGCCATCCAGCAACGTAGCAGCGAGGTGTGGCAACTGCTTGGCGCGGTGAAGAACGAATTCGGCAAATTCGGCGACGTGCTGCGCATGGTGCGCAAGAAGCTCGACGAAGCCGGCAAGCATATCGATGCCACCACCGTGCGTACGCGAGCGATCGAGCGCAAATTGCGCGATGTCGAGTCGTTACCCGGGGAACAGACGCAACAGTTGCTGGGCGATGCTTTAGCGAGTGAGGAAGAAACCCCAGAAGAGTGA
- a CDS encoding shikimate 5-dehydrogenase → MTQSINRDTQLCMSLSGRPGNFGTRFQNFLYEALNLNYVYKAFTTKDLPAAIGGIRALGIRGCAISMPFKEACILLVDAMDNSAQAIASINTIVNDGGHLRAHNTDYIAIRKLIEQHGLSPDMRLALHGSGGMAKAVACAFRDAGFRHGHVVARNETTGRKLAEVSGFAWVADMSSVDAALLINVTPLGMEGPEADRLAFDRTDVERATIVFDVVALPPETPLIKLARTLGKPVITGAEVIVLQAVEQFVLYTGVRPDDTLIAKAAAHALS, encoded by the coding sequence ATGACCCAATCCATCAATCGCGATACCCAGCTATGCATGTCTTTGTCCGGTCGCCCGGGCAATTTCGGCACGCGTTTTCAGAACTTTCTCTATGAAGCGCTGAACCTGAATTACGTCTACAAGGCGTTCACCACCAAGGATCTACCGGCGGCGATCGGCGGGATCCGAGCCTTGGGCATTCGCGGCTGCGCCATCTCGATGCCGTTCAAGGAGGCATGCATTCTGCTGGTCGACGCCATGGATAACTCCGCACAGGCCATCGCCTCGATCAATACCATCGTCAATGACGGCGGGCATCTGCGTGCCCATAACACGGATTACATCGCTATCCGCAAGTTGATCGAGCAGCATGGTTTGTCACCGGATATGCGGTTGGCGTTGCATGGCAGTGGCGGCATGGCGAAGGCGGTCGCTTGCGCATTTCGTGATGCGGGATTCCGACATGGACATGTCGTGGCGCGCAATGAAACGACAGGACGCAAGCTCGCCGAAGTCAGCGGTTTTGCCTGGGTTGCCGATATGTCCAGCGTGGATGCGGCGCTGCTGATCAACGTGACCCCGCTGGGCATGGAAGGGCCTGAGGCGGATCGCTTGGCCTTTGATCGCACTGACGTGGAGCGCGCGACGATCGTGTTTGATGTCGTGGCGCTGCCGCCGGAAACGCCGTTGATCAAGCTGGCGCGCACATTGGGCAAACCGGTGATTACGGGTGCGGAAGTGATCGTGTTGCAGGCGGTGGAGCAGTTTGTGCTCTACACCGGTGTGCGGCCGGATGATACGTTGATTGCGAAGGCGGCAGCGCACGCGCTGAGTTGA
- a CDS encoding Pr6Pr family membrane protein, which translates to MTSANTINGKLRPLAILIAVTGWAAVLLQLYLSMHTALAGGGTLGWGLVMYSGYFTVLTNWLVCLVVTWPLLAPTSAGGRFFVRPMVIGWVTVSIVFVGIAYHLLLRQIWQPQGLYWVANALLHYATPILFTIYSLIVLRGVRLRWTAPWWWSVYLVFYFVYALIRGALIGSYPYGFIDVSMLGYAATVRNGCFLLVAFLLLGYLLMLVWRVGSRRE; encoded by the coding sequence GTGACTTCTGCGAACACGATAAACGGCAAGCTCAGGCCCCTGGCGATCCTGATCGCGGTGACCGGCTGGGCGGCAGTGCTGCTGCAACTCTACCTCTCGATGCACACGGCGCTGGCTGGCGGTGGGACGCTGGGGTGGGGGCTGGTGATGTATTCGGGCTACTTCACCGTGCTTACCAATTGGCTGGTTTGCCTCGTTGTGACGTGGCCGTTGCTGGCCCCGACGTCTGCTGGGGGCCGGTTCTTCGTGCGCCCTATGGTCATTGGCTGGGTCACGGTGAGCATCGTCTTTGTCGGCATCGCTTACCACTTGCTGCTTCGTCAGATATGGCAACCGCAGGGCTTGTATTGGGTGGCTAATGCACTGTTGCACTATGCGACGCCTATCCTGTTCACGATCTACAGCCTGATCGTGTTGCGTGGCGTCAGGTTGCGTTGGACCGCGCCATGGTGGTGGAGCGTCTATCTGGTGTTCTATTTCGTGTATGCGTTGATACGCGGCGCCTTGATCGGCAGCTATCCGTATGGATTTATCGATGTGTCGATGCTTGGTTATGCTGCGACGGTGCGCAACGGCTGCTTTCTGCTGGTGGCATTCCTGCTGTTGGGCTATTTATTGATGCTTGTATGGCGCGTGGGAAGCAGGCGCGAGTAG
- a CDS encoding TCR/Tet family MFS transporter, producing the protein MDSALPPASSHNKAAFAFIFVTVMLDMLAFGIIIPVLPHLIVDLIGGSIAKAAVWTSAFGTVYMLMQFVFSPVQGTLSDRFGRRTVILISSFGLGMDFIVMALTPTLWLLFVGRVISGICAASFSTANAYIADIVPKEKRAAAFGMMGAAFAVGFIVGPALGGFLGHFSIRLPFWVAAVLSLINFCYGFFVLPESLPPERRTKRFDWRHANPFGALVLLRRYPQVFTLAAVFFLINLAQFSLNSTYVLYTDYRYGWGPQTVGYTLGLVGLCSGLVQAILVRQLMPKLGERRMIMVGLPLCVVGYLFFGLSSVAWVFLLGIPFLCLGGLAGPPAQAMMTQQVDPHEQGRLQGALTSLASLAGVFGPAVFANLFALFISDHAPMHLPGIAFVLAAVLLTGATVLAHYAIQHFHAVPAAQPAENAAARLGSELSPVADIIAHEPVTNDQPESPR; encoded by the coding sequence ATGGATTCTGCCCTGCCCCCCGCTTCATCCCACAACAAAGCCGCGTTCGCCTTCATCTTCGTGACGGTCATGCTGGATATGTTGGCATTCGGGATCATCATTCCGGTATTGCCACACCTGATCGTGGACCTGATCGGAGGCAGTATTGCGAAAGCTGCGGTGTGGACCAGCGCGTTCGGCACGGTCTACATGCTGATGCAGTTTGTCTTTTCGCCGGTGCAAGGCACGCTCTCGGACCGGTTTGGACGCCGGACGGTGATTCTGATTTCCAGCTTCGGCCTGGGCATGGATTTCATCGTGATGGCGTTGACGCCAACCCTGTGGCTGCTGTTTGTCGGCCGCGTGATTTCCGGTATCTGCGCCGCCAGCTTTTCTACGGCCAACGCGTATATCGCCGACATCGTGCCCAAGGAAAAGCGCGCCGCAGCCTTCGGCATGATGGGGGCTGCGTTCGCCGTGGGCTTCATCGTCGGGCCCGCGCTGGGCGGCTTCCTTGGACATTTCAGCATCCGCCTGCCGTTCTGGGTAGCGGCGGTGCTGTCGCTGATCAACTTCTGCTACGGCTTCTTCGTGCTGCCGGAATCACTGCCGCCGGAGCGCCGCACCAAGCGCTTCGATTGGCGTCACGCCAACCCGTTCGGCGCGCTCGTACTGCTGCGCCGTTATCCGCAGGTGTTCACGCTGGCCGCGGTGTTTTTCCTGATCAACCTGGCGCAGTTCTCGCTCAACTCCACCTACGTGCTCTATACCGACTACCGCTATGGGTGGGGCCCGCAGACCGTCGGCTATACGCTGGGCCTGGTCGGCCTTTGCAGCGGTCTGGTGCAGGCGATCCTGGTGCGCCAGCTGATGCCGAAGCTGGGCGAGCGGCGCATGATCATGGTTGGGCTGCCGTTGTGCGTGGTCGGTTATCTGTTCTTTGGCCTGTCATCGGTTGCATGGGTGTTCCTGCTCGGCATTCCGTTCCTGTGCCTGGGTGGACTGGCAGGGCCGCCTGCGCAAGCGATGATGACGCAGCAAGTGGATCCGCACGAGCAAGGCCGCCTGCAAGGCGCGCTGACCAGTCTGGCGAGCCTTGCAGGTGTTTTCGGCCCCGCGGTGTTCGCCAATCTCTTTGCGCTGTTCATCAGCGATCACGCTCCGATGCACCTGCCTGGCATCGCCTTCGTGCTGGCCGCAGTACTACTGACTGGCGCCACCGTACTAGCCCATTACGCCATACAACACTTCCATGCCGTGCCTGCTGCGCAACCCGCGGAGAACGCGGCCGCCAGGCTGGGCAGCGAACTTTCCCCCGTGGCCGACATCATCGCCCACGAACCCGTTACCAATGATCAACCGGAGTCACCCCGATGA
- the folE gene encoding GTP cyclohydrolase I FolE — translation MSEHHEPTDVTSEQAEEAVRILLRWAGEDPQREGLLDTPRRVVKAYRDWFSGYQTDPGEYLRRTFKEVAGYDEMVVLRDIEFESHCEHHMAPIIGRAHVGYLPTNRVVGISKLARVVDAYARRFQVQEKMTAEIARCIQENLHPAGVAVVVDASHECMTTRGVHKRGVSMVTSQMLGAFRDDARTRAEFLDFIGIHGGRR, via the coding sequence ATGAGCGAGCATCACGAGCCCACCGACGTCACCAGCGAGCAAGCCGAAGAGGCCGTGCGCATTTTGTTGCGCTGGGCTGGCGAAGATCCGCAGCGCGAGGGCCTGCTCGATACGCCGAGACGCGTGGTGAAGGCCTATCGCGATTGGTTCAGCGGTTACCAGACCGATCCGGGCGAATATCTGCGCCGCACGTTCAAGGAAGTCGCCGGCTACGACGAAATGGTCGTGCTGCGTGATATCGAATTCGAGAGTCATTGCGAACACCATATGGCGCCGATCATCGGCCGCGCTCACGTGGGTTATCTGCCCACCAATCGCGTAGTCGGCATCAGCAAGCTGGCCCGCGTGGTGGATGCGTATGCACGCCGTTTTCAGGTGCAGGAAAAGATGACGGCGGAAATCGCCCGCTGCATCCAGGAAAACCTGCATCCAGCCGGTGTCGCCGTGGTGGTGGACGCCAGCCACGAGTGCATGACCACGCGCGGCGTGCACAAGCGCGGCGTATCCATGGTCACCAGCCAGATGCTGGGAGCATTCCGCGACGATGCGCGCACTCGCGCCGAATTTCTGGATTTCATCGGCATCCACGGCGGCCGCCGCTGA
- a CDS encoding class I SAM-dependent rRNA methyltransferase: MNTPAELPVIRLKSDRTPGHPWVWSAQVHKPESRIPPGSVVDVIDAKQRFVGRGFWNGHARIALRLLAANANEVIDAHWIGARIDRAVALRREWLELDTITDAWRVVHSEGDGLSGLIVDRYADILVIEYFAAGMWKFRDAIHAALLRHFPGARLYWFAESHVQKQESFDCRAMEAPTPVEVHEHGLRFHAAPGYGHKTGFFADQRENRRRFAELARGRRVLDLCCNAGGFAVHAMAGGAREAIGVDMDAGILEIARTNAEANNVAARFEQADIFEWLRQTVARGEHYDAVILDPAKLTRDRTKVLDALKKYFAMNRLALDVIPPGGLLLTCSCTGLVSEADFLEMLRRVALNAGREIQVLDVRGAGADHPVRTDVPESRYLKAVFCRID, from the coding sequence ATGAATACCCCCGCCGAACTACCTGTTATCCGCCTCAAATCCGACCGAACCCCCGGCCATCCCTGGGTCTGGTCGGCGCAGGTGCACAAGCCCGAATCTCGCATCCCTCCGGGCAGCGTGGTCGATGTGATCGATGCCAAACAGCGCTTCGTCGGACGCGGCTTCTGGAACGGGCATGCGCGCATAGCGCTGCGTCTGCTTGCTGCAAACGCTAATGAAGTGATCGATGCCCATTGGATCGGCGCACGCATCGACCGCGCCGTGGCATTACGACGTGAATGGCTGGAACTGGATACCATCACCGACGCATGGCGCGTGGTGCACAGCGAAGGTGACGGCCTTTCCGGCCTGATCGTCGATCGCTACGCCGACATCCTGGTGATCGAATACTTTGCCGCCGGCATGTGGAAATTCCGCGACGCGATCCACGCCGCCTTGCTACGCCACTTCCCTGGCGCGCGTCTGTACTGGTTTGCCGAAAGCCATGTGCAGAAACAGGAATCCTTCGACTGCCGCGCGATGGAAGCGCCCACGCCGGTGGAAGTGCACGAACACGGCCTGCGTTTCCACGCTGCACCGGGCTATGGCCACAAAACGGGTTTCTTCGCCGACCAACGTGAAAACCGCCGCCGCTTCGCCGAACTCGCACGCGGCCGCCGCGTGCTGGACCTGTGCTGCAACGCCGGCGGCTTCGCCGTGCACGCGATGGCCGGTGGCGCACGCGAAGCTATCGGCGTCGATATGGATGCCGGCATCCTGGAGATCGCACGTACCAACGCGGAAGCGAACAACGTGGCCGCCCGCTTCGAACAAGCCGACATTTTCGAATGGCTGCGCCAGACTGTCGCACGCGGCGAACACTACGACGCGGTGATTCTCGATCCGGCCAAACTCACCCGCGATCGCACCAAGGTGCTCGATGCACTGAAGAAATATTTCGCCATGAACCGTCTGGCGCTGGATGTGATTCCACCCGGCGGCCTTTTGTTGACCTGCTCCTGCACTGGCCTGGTTAGCGAAGCGGATTTCCTGGAAATGCTGCGTCGCGTGGCGCTGAATGCCGGACGCGAAATCCAGGTGCTGGATGTGCGCGGTGCCGGAGCCGATCATCCGGTGCGCACGGATGTGCCGGAAAGCCGCTACCTGAAAGCTGTTTTCTGTCGCATCGATTAA
- a CDS encoding TonB-dependent receptor gives MKTGNHSHRGYKLLALACAAALGSTGVLAQSTTGSIGGQAEPGVTITATSSTGLVRKTTADNSGRYSFTNLPLGAYSVSLQRDGVVVDKRDNVNIVVNANTDVSFASTSNAKSLGVVSVSANALPPIDVTAVDSRTVITSKELAQLPITRTAESIALLAPGVVGGSSYFSGPTGNALVSFGGASVTENAYYINGFNTTDPLSGMGGISLPYGSIDQQEVFTGGYSAKYGRSDGGVINQVGKRGTNQWHFGAQVLWEPSFLASNPKNVYYPNAALPAGYGYQNPELAGSQYRSRKDNTATHTVYSFYLGGPLIKDKLFLFASAEAEKRDGLSTSSSSSSQPYNDHYSYSLPKHYLKLDWNINDSNILEFTNISSKESYSGSLYAYDYDTRSQGPLFGYDTSTKTGSDIYIGKYTSYITDDLTFSATYGKTKVMDYSQIPGADPTLPYLSGVLSQDPSITGGNPITNGITTPYVKSPNAGSSSHGLRLDLEYKLGDHTLSAGIDNIATSSTDEGQQVFGPGYAWIYGKASKPNTPLNPAFGVGAPGGDGYYVRKYIYTTTTSMSVDQTAQYLEDRWQVNDRWLLSIGLRNDQFSNYNNLHQAFVHNTNQWAPRLGFSWDVLGDSTFKVFGNLGRYYLALPNSVAERAAGPSTYTNEYFTYTGINAATGAPTGLTPIGPGPISSNGEYGQTPDPKTVTATDLRSQYQDEAILGFTKMLGSKWMYGAKVTVRRLETAIDDVCDDDAVARKIVASGINPDSVVFPNSCLIFNPGKTNTFLLANADGNGYSKVTMNNQDWGFTDGAKRKYYALDLFLEHPFDGKWQGRIDYTFSRSYGNTEGQVLSTTGQDDVSKTQDWDFWQLMDNSNGVLSNDRTHVLKARGAYQISPEWMISGSLQIASGAPKVCMGYYGTDESDPVLYGSAYHYCAGNPTPIGSLGRLPWTKQVNLGVTYRPPFADKKLAFSLDIFNVLNERNPTVLDATYETAPYTVSNTYGMPLYQEAPRYVRLSATYDF, from the coding sequence ATGAAGACAGGGAACCATAGCCATCGCGGCTACAAGTTACTGGCATTGGCATGTGCTGCTGCATTAGGGAGCACGGGAGTGCTTGCGCAGTCCACAACCGGCAGCATCGGCGGTCAGGCGGAGCCAGGCGTAACAATCACCGCAACAAGCTCTACCGGCTTGGTTCGCAAAACCACCGCGGATAACTCGGGGCGCTATAGTTTCACCAATCTACCTCTTGGCGCCTACAGCGTCTCGCTTCAGCGAGACGGGGTTGTCGTTGATAAGCGCGACAACGTAAATATCGTTGTGAACGCGAACACGGATGTGTCATTCGCTTCTACTTCGAATGCGAAGTCGCTTGGTGTGGTCAGTGTTTCTGCCAACGCACTCCCACCCATTGACGTAACAGCGGTGGATTCGCGCACAGTTATCACGTCCAAAGAGCTTGCACAGCTTCCGATCACTCGCACCGCAGAATCAATTGCCTTACTTGCACCGGGCGTCGTGGGCGGAAGCAGCTACTTCAGCGGCCCGACCGGCAATGCACTTGTTTCGTTTGGTGGCGCATCAGTCACTGAAAATGCCTATTACATTAATGGCTTCAACACGACAGACCCGCTTTCCGGCATGGGCGGCATCAGCCTGCCCTACGGCTCGATTGATCAACAGGAAGTTTTCACCGGCGGCTACAGCGCCAAATACGGTCGCTCGGACGGCGGCGTTATCAACCAGGTCGGCAAGCGTGGCACCAATCAGTGGCATTTTGGCGCGCAAGTCTTGTGGGAGCCCAGCTTCCTCGCATCCAACCCCAAGAACGTCTACTACCCCAATGCGGCACTTCCCGCAGGCTACGGTTATCAGAACCCCGAGCTTGCCGGCTCTCAGTACCGTTCGCGTAAAGACAACACGGCCACGCACACGGTATACAGCTTCTATCTCGGCGGCCCGCTGATCAAAGACAAACTTTTCCTTTTCGCATCGGCCGAAGCTGAGAAAAGAGACGGTTTGTCGACATCTTCATCTTCTTCATCTCAACCCTACAATGACCATTACAGTTACAGCCTTCCTAAGCACTACCTCAAGCTGGACTGGAACATCAATGACAGCAATATTCTCGAATTCACCAATATATCGAGTAAAGAATCCTACAGCGGCAGTTTGTACGCGTACGATTACGACACACGCTCGCAAGGCCCGCTGTTTGGTTATGACACATCGACCAAAACGGGTTCTGATATCTACATCGGCAAGTACACCAGTTACATCACCGATGACCTGACCTTTTCGGCCACCTACGGCAAGACCAAGGTCATGGATTACAGCCAGATTCCGGGTGCCGACCCAACGCTGCCTTATCTCAGCGGCGTGCTGAGTCAGGATCCGAGCATTACTGGAGGCAACCCCATCACCAACGGCATCACCACCCCCTATGTAAAGTCGCCGAATGCCGGAAGCAGCAGCCACGGCCTGCGCCTGGATCTTGAATACAAATTGGGCGATCACACGCTTTCTGCCGGTATCGACAACATAGCCACTTCATCGACAGACGAAGGTCAACAAGTATTCGGCCCTGGCTATGCATGGATCTATGGTAAAGCCAGCAAGCCAAATACCCCGCTGAATCCTGCTTTTGGCGTTGGTGCGCCAGGAGGCGACGGCTATTACGTGCGCAAGTACATCTACACCACAACAACCAGCATGTCGGTGGATCAGACCGCGCAATACCTGGAAGATCGCTGGCAGGTGAATGACCGCTGGTTGCTGAGCATTGGTCTTCGCAATGACCAATTCTCCAACTACAACAACCTCCATCAAGCATTCGTGCACAACACGAATCAATGGGCACCACGCCTTGGATTCAGCTGGGATGTACTGGGCGACTCCACGTTCAAGGTATTCGGCAACCTGGGACGTTATTACCTTGCGCTGCCCAATAGCGTGGCCGAACGCGCTGCCGGTCCTTCAACCTATACCAATGAGTATTTCACCTACACGGGTATTAATGCGGCCACTGGTGCCCCGACTGGTTTGACCCCTATCGGACCAGGTCCAATTTCTTCCAATGGCGAATATGGACAAACACCGGACCCCAAAACAGTCACCGCGACCGATCTTCGCTCGCAATACCAGGACGAAGCCATCTTAGGTTTTACCAAGATGCTTGGCAGCAAATGGATGTATGGCGCCAAAGTCACTGTGCGCAGACTGGAAACCGCTATTGACGATGTCTGCGATGATGATGCGGTGGCAAGAAAGATCGTTGCCTCGGGCATCAATCCGGATAGCGTCGTATTTCCGAACAGTTGCTTGATCTTCAATCCCGGTAAGACCAACACGTTCTTGTTGGCCAATGCTGATGGCAATGGCTACTCCAAAGTCACCATGAATAACCAGGATTGGGGTTTCACTGATGGTGCGAAGCGTAAGTACTATGCGCTTGATCTATTCCTGGAGCATCCGTTCGATGGCAAGTGGCAAGGTCGCATCGACTACACCTTCTCGCGTAGTTATGGCAACACGGAAGGTCAGGTGCTTTCGACCACCGGCCAGGATGATGTATCCAAGACGCAGGACTGGGACTTCTGGCAGCTCATGGACAACAGCAACGGGGTTCTGTCTAACGATCGTACCCATGTGCTGAAAGCCAGAGGCGCATACCAAATCTCGCCAGAATGGATGATTTCCGGTTCTCTGCAAATCGCATCTGGCGCACCCAAAGTGTGCATGGGCTATTACGGCACCGACGAATCTGATCCCGTCCTCTACGGTTCTGCGTACCATTACTGCGCTGGCAATCCAACGCCGATCGGTAGCCTGGGACGGTTGCCATGGACGAAACAGGTCAATCTGGGCGTGACATACCGACCACCGTTTGCGGACAAGAAGCTCGCTTTCAGTCTCGATATTTTCAATGTGCTGAACGAACGCAACCCCACAGTACTCGACGCAACCTACGAAACCGCTCCGTATACGGTTTCCAACACCTATGGGATGCCGTTGTATCAGGAAGCCCCGCGCTACGTTCGCCTCTCGGCTACGTACGATTTCTGA